The proteins below are encoded in one region of Anguilla anguilla isolate fAngAng1 chromosome 3, fAngAng1.pri, whole genome shotgun sequence:
- the LOC118223753 gene encoding transcription elongation regulator 1-like isoform X2, producing the protein MAEHVEGDGIGFGDNRMTDQQALRFRVPSPAPGPAPSPTPAAVMRGPPPLMRPPPPPFAMMRGPPPRPPFGRPPFDSSMPPMPPPGGIPPPLGPPHLQRPPFMPPPMGSMPPPPGMMFPPGMPPVPAPGTPTLPPNEDLWVENKAPEGKVYYYNARTRESAWSKPEGVKIIQQAEINPLMVTQSAAATSSASLPVASIVSSPIPTQAPSPGPALGPSPSTTTSQALSHPISTPAAVEMAAIVTAPSSAAVTPVPAVSIPTVTATATAVQTLPQTLPQSLPAGLPHPMPQATPSLPAFPPVMVPPFRVPLPGMPIPLPGVAMMQLVSCPYIKTLAPNKNGLLPGMAPPLVPMMHHPQMAMAAAPAALSGLSLTEWSEYKTADGKAYFYNTRTQESTWDRPQQLRERDKEVEKAKELTLSEEEDLMDMEEAEPKVEPPKEVREEPKEEEMTEEERAAQKAKPVATTPIPGTPWCVVWTGDDRVFFYNPTTRLSMWDRPEELVGRADVDKSIQEPPHKKGLEETRKLGISKDELEAAVEEALEDEPIKAKKRKKEEVREDSEKEAAMEVEMKAARERAVVPLEARMKQFRDMLLERGVSAFSTWEKELHKIVFDPRYLLLNPKERKQVFEQYVKTRAEEERKEKKNKLMQSKDEFRKMMEEARIGARMTFSEFASKHGRDSRFKAIEKMKDREAIFIEFMTALRKKEKDDSKNRGEKVKLDFFELLADHHVDGQLRWSKVKERLEGDHRYKAVEGSAAREELFKQFVEKQAKKLDSEKEKELERQARIEASLREREREVQKARSEQTKEIDREREQHKREEAIQHFRALMSDMVRSSDASWSDTRRNLRKDHRWETSSLLEREEKEKLFNEHIEALAKKKKEHFRQLLDETTTITLTTSWKEAKKAIKEDPRCIKFSSSDRKKQREFEDYIKDKYITAKADFRTLLKETKFITYRSRKLMQESDQHLRDVEKVLQNDKRYLVLECVPEERRKLIMSYIEDLDRRGPPPPPTASEPTRRSTK; encoded by the exons ATGGCGGAGCACGTAGAGGGAGACGGTATTGGATTCGGCGACAACAG GATGACGGACCAGCAGGCCTTGCGTTTCCGtgtcccctcccctgcccccggccccgcccccagccccacccctgcTGCCGTGATGCGTGGGCCCCCCCCTCTAATGaggccccctcctcccccgttCGCCATGATGAGGGGTCCCCCGCCACGCCCACCTTTCGGTCGGCCGCCCTTCGATTCCAGCATGCCGCCCATGCCCCCCCCGGGGGGCATACCCCCCCCTCTCGGACCCCCGCACCTGCAG AGGCCTCCATTCATGCCCCCCCCGATGGGCAGCATGCCTCCACCCCCCGGCATGATGTTCCCCCCCGGAATGCCTCCAGTGCCCGCCCCCggcacccccaccctcccgcccAACGAGGACCTCTGGGTGGAGAACAAGGCGCCCGAAGGAAAG GTGTACTACTACAACGCCCGCACGCGGGAGTCGGCCTGGAGCAAGCCGGAGGGCGTGAAGATCATCCAGCAGGCCGAAATTAACCCCCTCATGGTCACCCAATCGGCTGCTGCCACCTCATCTGCCAGCCTACCAGTGGCCAGCATTGTGTCAAGCCCCATTCCCACACAGGCTCCctctcctggccccgccctcggcccctcccccagcaccaccacTTCCCAGGCCCTGTCCCATCCCATCTCCA CCCCCGCAGCGGTGGAGATGGCTGCCATAGTAACCGCCCCCTCCAGCGCCGCGGTGACCCCGGTGCCGGCCGTCAGCATCCCCACGGTAACGGCCACGGCAACGGCGGTGCAGACGCTGCCGCAGACGCTCCCCCAGAGCCTCCCCGCCGGGCTGCCACACCCCATGCCGCAGGCCacgccctccctccccgcctTCCCGCCCGTCATGGTGCCGCCGTTCCGCGTGCCTTTACCTGGGATGCCCATTCCCCTGCCAG GTGTAGCAATGATGCAGCTAGTCAGCTGTCCCTATATAAAGACACTCGCTCCCAACAAGAACG GTTTACTCCCCGGGATGGCCCCTCCCTTagttcccatgatgcaccacCCTCAGATGGCGATGGCGGCGGCCCCGGCGGCGCTCTCAgggctgtcactcacagagtGGTCCGAGTACAAGACGGCCGACGGGAAGGCGTACTTCTACAACACGCGCACGCAGGAGTCCACCTGGGACCGGCCCCAGCAGCTCCGCGAGagag aTAAGGAGGTGGAGAAGGCCAAGGAGTTGACTCTCTCCGAGGAGGAGGATCTGATGGAcatggaggaggcggagcccaAGGTGGAGCCTCCTAAGGAGGTGCGAGAG GAGCccaaggaggaggagatgacggaggaggagagggcggCCCAGAAGGCCAAACCCGTGGccaccacccccatccccgGCACCCCCTG gtgtgtggtgtggacCGGGGATGACCGTGTGTTCTTCTACAACCCCACCACCCGGCTCTCCATGTGGGACCGTCCCGAGGAGCTGGTGGGCCGGGCCGACGTGGACAAGAGCATCCAGGAGCCCCCCCACAAGAAGGGCTTGGAGGAGACGCGCAAGCTGG GGATCAGCAAGGACGAACTGGAAGCAGCTGTAGAGGAAGCTCTGGAAGATGAGCCAATCAAAGCCAAGAAGAGAaa GAAGGAGGAGGTGCGAGAGGACTCTGAGAAGGAGGCGGCGATGGAGGTGGAGATGAAGGCGGCGAGGGAGCGGGCCGTGGTGCCGCTGGAGGCCCGGATGAAGCAGTTCAGAGACATGCTGCTGGAGAGAGGG gTCTCGGCCTTCTCCACCTGGGAGAAGGAGCTGCATAAGATCGTGTTTGATCCCCGATACCTGCTGCTGAACCCCAAGGAGAGGAAGCAG gtgtttGAGCAGTATGTGAAGACGcgggcagaggaagagagaaaagagaagaagaacaaACTGATGCAGTCGAAGGACGAGTTCAGAAAGATGATGGAGGAGGCCAGAATCGGCGCCAG GATGACCTTCAGCGAGTTTGCGTCGAAGCATGGCCGCGACTCGCGCTTCAAGGCCATCGAGAAGATGAAGGACCGGGAGGCCATCTTCATCGAGTTCATGACCGCGCTCcggaagaaggagaaggacgACTCCAAGAACCGCGGAGAGAAG gtgaagCTGGATTTCTTCGAGCTGCTGGCGGACCACCACGTGGACGGGCAGCTGCGCTGGAGCAAGGTGAAGGAGAGGCTGGAGGGAGACCACCGCTACAAGGCTGTGGAAGGTTCCGCTGCCAGGGAGGAGCTCTTCAAGCAGTTTGTGGAGAAACAGGCCAAG AAGCTGGACTctgagaaggagaaggagctggAGCGGCAGGCCCGGATCGAGGCCAGCctgagggagcgggagagggaggtgcAGAAGGCTCGCTCAGAGCAGACCAAGGAGATCGACCgcgagagagagcagcacaaaCGCGAGGAGGCCATCCAGCATTTCAGAGCCCTAATGTCCGACATG GTGCGCTCGTCGGACGCCTCGTGGTCGGACACGCGGAGGAACCTGCGGAAGGACCACCGCTGGGAGACTTCCTCGCTGCTGGAGCgcgaggagaaggagaagctcTTCAACGAGCACATCGAGGCGCTcgccaagaagaagaaggagcaCTTCCGCCAGCTGCTGGACGAGACCACCACA ATCACGCTCACAACATCCTGGAAGGAGGCGAAGAAGGCCATTAAGGAAGATCCTCGCTGCATTAAGTTCTCCAGCAGTGACCGG AAAAAGCAAAGGGAGTTCGAGGACTACATCAAAGACAAGTACATCACCGCCAAAGCAGACTTCCGGACGCTTCTAAAAGAGACGAAGTTCATCACGTACAG GTCCCGGAAGTTGATGCAGGAGTCGGACCAGCACCTGAGAGACGTGGAGAAGGTTCTGCAGAACGACAAGCGCTACCTGGTGCTGGAGTGTGTTCCAGAGGAGCGCCGCAAGCTCATCATGTCCTACATAGAGGACCTGGACCGCCGCgggccgccccccccacccaccgctTCCGAGCCCACCCGCCGCTCAACCAAGTAA
- the LOC118223753 gene encoding transcription elongation regulator 1-like isoform X1 — protein sequence MAEHVEGDGIGFGDNRMTDQQALRFRVPSPAPGPAPSPTPAAVMRGPPPLMRPPPPPFAMMRGPPPRPPFGRPPFDSSMPPMPPPGGIPPPLGPPHLQRPPFMPPPMGSMPPPPGMMFPPGMPPVPAPGTPTLPPNEDLWVENKAPEGKVYYYNARTRESAWSKPEGVKIIQQAEINPLMVTQSAAATSSASLPVASIVSSPIPTQAPSPGPALGPSPSTTTSQALSHPISTPAAVEMAAIVTAPSSAAVTPVPAVSIPTVTATATAVQTLPQTLPQSLPAGLPHPMPQATPSLPAFPPVMVPPFRVPLPGMPIPLPGVAMMQLVSCPYIKTLAPNKNGLLPGMAPPLVPMMHHPQMAMAAAPAALSGLSLTEWSEYKTADGKAYFYNTRTQESTWDRPQQLRERDKEVEKAKELTLSEEEDLMDMEEAEPKVEPPKEVREEPKEEEMTEEERAAQKAKPVATTPIPGTPWCVVWTGDDRVFFYNPTTRLSMWDRPEELVGRADVDKSIQEPPHKKGLEETRKLGEPPHPLRGHPGISKDELEAAVEEALEDEPIKAKKRKKEEVREDSEKEAAMEVEMKAARERAVVPLEARMKQFRDMLLERGVSAFSTWEKELHKIVFDPRYLLLNPKERKQVFEQYVKTRAEEERKEKKNKLMQSKDEFRKMMEEARIGARMTFSEFASKHGRDSRFKAIEKMKDREAIFIEFMTALRKKEKDDSKNRGEKVKLDFFELLADHHVDGQLRWSKVKERLEGDHRYKAVEGSAAREELFKQFVEKQAKKLDSEKEKELERQARIEASLREREREVQKARSEQTKEIDREREQHKREEAIQHFRALMSDMVRSSDASWSDTRRNLRKDHRWETSSLLEREEKEKLFNEHIEALAKKKKEHFRQLLDETTTITLTTSWKEAKKAIKEDPRCIKFSSSDRKKQREFEDYIKDKYITAKADFRTLLKETKFITYRSRKLMQESDQHLRDVEKVLQNDKRYLVLECVPEERRKLIMSYIEDLDRRGPPPPPTASEPTRRSTK from the exons ATGGCGGAGCACGTAGAGGGAGACGGTATTGGATTCGGCGACAACAG GATGACGGACCAGCAGGCCTTGCGTTTCCGtgtcccctcccctgcccccggccccgcccccagccccacccctgcTGCCGTGATGCGTGGGCCCCCCCCTCTAATGaggccccctcctcccccgttCGCCATGATGAGGGGTCCCCCGCCACGCCCACCTTTCGGTCGGCCGCCCTTCGATTCCAGCATGCCGCCCATGCCCCCCCCGGGGGGCATACCCCCCCCTCTCGGACCCCCGCACCTGCAG AGGCCTCCATTCATGCCCCCCCCGATGGGCAGCATGCCTCCACCCCCCGGCATGATGTTCCCCCCCGGAATGCCTCCAGTGCCCGCCCCCggcacccccaccctcccgcccAACGAGGACCTCTGGGTGGAGAACAAGGCGCCCGAAGGAAAG GTGTACTACTACAACGCCCGCACGCGGGAGTCGGCCTGGAGCAAGCCGGAGGGCGTGAAGATCATCCAGCAGGCCGAAATTAACCCCCTCATGGTCACCCAATCGGCTGCTGCCACCTCATCTGCCAGCCTACCAGTGGCCAGCATTGTGTCAAGCCCCATTCCCACACAGGCTCCctctcctggccccgccctcggcccctcccccagcaccaccacTTCCCAGGCCCTGTCCCATCCCATCTCCA CCCCCGCAGCGGTGGAGATGGCTGCCATAGTAACCGCCCCCTCCAGCGCCGCGGTGACCCCGGTGCCGGCCGTCAGCATCCCCACGGTAACGGCCACGGCAACGGCGGTGCAGACGCTGCCGCAGACGCTCCCCCAGAGCCTCCCCGCCGGGCTGCCACACCCCATGCCGCAGGCCacgccctccctccccgcctTCCCGCCCGTCATGGTGCCGCCGTTCCGCGTGCCTTTACCTGGGATGCCCATTCCCCTGCCAG GTGTAGCAATGATGCAGCTAGTCAGCTGTCCCTATATAAAGACACTCGCTCCCAACAAGAACG GTTTACTCCCCGGGATGGCCCCTCCCTTagttcccatgatgcaccacCCTCAGATGGCGATGGCGGCGGCCCCGGCGGCGCTCTCAgggctgtcactcacagagtGGTCCGAGTACAAGACGGCCGACGGGAAGGCGTACTTCTACAACACGCGCACGCAGGAGTCCACCTGGGACCGGCCCCAGCAGCTCCGCGAGagag aTAAGGAGGTGGAGAAGGCCAAGGAGTTGACTCTCTCCGAGGAGGAGGATCTGATGGAcatggaggaggcggagcccaAGGTGGAGCCTCCTAAGGAGGTGCGAGAG GAGCccaaggaggaggagatgacggaggaggagagggcggCCCAGAAGGCCAAACCCGTGGccaccacccccatccccgGCACCCCCTG gtgtgtggtgtggacCGGGGATGACCGTGTGTTCTTCTACAACCCCACCACCCGGCTCTCCATGTGGGACCGTCCCGAGGAGCTGGTGGGCCGGGCCGACGTGGACAAGAGCATCCAGGAGCCCCCCCACAAGAAGGGCTTGGAGGAGACGCGCAAGCTGGGtgagcccccccaccctctgcgGGGGCACCCTG GGATCAGCAAGGACGAACTGGAAGCAGCTGTAGAGGAAGCTCTGGAAGATGAGCCAATCAAAGCCAAGAAGAGAaa GAAGGAGGAGGTGCGAGAGGACTCTGAGAAGGAGGCGGCGATGGAGGTGGAGATGAAGGCGGCGAGGGAGCGGGCCGTGGTGCCGCTGGAGGCCCGGATGAAGCAGTTCAGAGACATGCTGCTGGAGAGAGGG gTCTCGGCCTTCTCCACCTGGGAGAAGGAGCTGCATAAGATCGTGTTTGATCCCCGATACCTGCTGCTGAACCCCAAGGAGAGGAAGCAG gtgtttGAGCAGTATGTGAAGACGcgggcagaggaagagagaaaagagaagaagaacaaACTGATGCAGTCGAAGGACGAGTTCAGAAAGATGATGGAGGAGGCCAGAATCGGCGCCAG GATGACCTTCAGCGAGTTTGCGTCGAAGCATGGCCGCGACTCGCGCTTCAAGGCCATCGAGAAGATGAAGGACCGGGAGGCCATCTTCATCGAGTTCATGACCGCGCTCcggaagaaggagaaggacgACTCCAAGAACCGCGGAGAGAAG gtgaagCTGGATTTCTTCGAGCTGCTGGCGGACCACCACGTGGACGGGCAGCTGCGCTGGAGCAAGGTGAAGGAGAGGCTGGAGGGAGACCACCGCTACAAGGCTGTGGAAGGTTCCGCTGCCAGGGAGGAGCTCTTCAAGCAGTTTGTGGAGAAACAGGCCAAG AAGCTGGACTctgagaaggagaaggagctggAGCGGCAGGCCCGGATCGAGGCCAGCctgagggagcgggagagggaggtgcAGAAGGCTCGCTCAGAGCAGACCAAGGAGATCGACCgcgagagagagcagcacaaaCGCGAGGAGGCCATCCAGCATTTCAGAGCCCTAATGTCCGACATG GTGCGCTCGTCGGACGCCTCGTGGTCGGACACGCGGAGGAACCTGCGGAAGGACCACCGCTGGGAGACTTCCTCGCTGCTGGAGCgcgaggagaaggagaagctcTTCAACGAGCACATCGAGGCGCTcgccaagaagaagaaggagcaCTTCCGCCAGCTGCTGGACGAGACCACCACA ATCACGCTCACAACATCCTGGAAGGAGGCGAAGAAGGCCATTAAGGAAGATCCTCGCTGCATTAAGTTCTCCAGCAGTGACCGG AAAAAGCAAAGGGAGTTCGAGGACTACATCAAAGACAAGTACATCACCGCCAAAGCAGACTTCCGGACGCTTCTAAAAGAGACGAAGTTCATCACGTACAG GTCCCGGAAGTTGATGCAGGAGTCGGACCAGCACCTGAGAGACGTGGAGAAGGTTCTGCAGAACGACAAGCGCTACCTGGTGCTGGAGTGTGTTCCAGAGGAGCGCCGCAAGCTCATCATGTCCTACATAGAGGACCTGGACCGCCGCgggccgccccccccacccaccgctTCCGAGCCCACCCGCCGCTCAACCAAGTAA
- the LOC118223753 gene encoding transcription elongation regulator 1-like isoform X3, which produces MAEHVEGDGIGFGDNRMTDQQALRFRVPSPAPGPAPSPTPAAVMRGPPPLMRPPPPPFAMMRGPPPRPPFGRPPFDSSMPPMPPPGGIPPPLGPPHLQRPPFMPPPMGSMPPPPGMMFPPGMPPVPAPGTPTLPPNEDLWVENKAPEGKVYYYNARTRESAWSKPEGVKIIQQAEINPLMVTQSAAATSSASLPVASIVSSPIPTQAPSPGPALGPSPSTTTSQALSHPISTPAAVEMAAIVTAPSSAAVTPVPAVSIPTVTATATAVQTLPQTLPQSLPAGLPHPMPQATPSLPAFPPVMVPPFRVPLPGMPIPLPGLLPGMAPPLVPMMHHPQMAMAAAPAALSGLSLTEWSEYKTADGKAYFYNTRTQESTWDRPQQLRERDKEVEKAKELTLSEEEDLMDMEEAEPKVEPPKEVREEPKEEEMTEEERAAQKAKPVATTPIPGTPWCVVWTGDDRVFFYNPTTRLSMWDRPEELVGRADVDKSIQEPPHKKGLEETRKLGEPPHPLRGHPGISKDELEAAVEEALEDEPIKAKKRKKEEVREDSEKEAAMEVEMKAARERAVVPLEARMKQFRDMLLERGVSAFSTWEKELHKIVFDPRYLLLNPKERKQVFEQYVKTRAEEERKEKKNKLMQSKDEFRKMMEEARIGARMTFSEFASKHGRDSRFKAIEKMKDREAIFIEFMTALRKKEKDDSKNRGEKVKLDFFELLADHHVDGQLRWSKVKERLEGDHRYKAVEGSAAREELFKQFVEKQAKKLDSEKEKELERQARIEASLREREREVQKARSEQTKEIDREREQHKREEAIQHFRALMSDMVRSSDASWSDTRRNLRKDHRWETSSLLEREEKEKLFNEHIEALAKKKKEHFRQLLDETTTITLTTSWKEAKKAIKEDPRCIKFSSSDRKKQREFEDYIKDKYITAKADFRTLLKETKFITYRSRKLMQESDQHLRDVEKVLQNDKRYLVLECVPEERRKLIMSYIEDLDRRGPPPPPTASEPTRRSTK; this is translated from the exons ATGGCGGAGCACGTAGAGGGAGACGGTATTGGATTCGGCGACAACAG GATGACGGACCAGCAGGCCTTGCGTTTCCGtgtcccctcccctgcccccggccccgcccccagccccacccctgcTGCCGTGATGCGTGGGCCCCCCCCTCTAATGaggccccctcctcccccgttCGCCATGATGAGGGGTCCCCCGCCACGCCCACCTTTCGGTCGGCCGCCCTTCGATTCCAGCATGCCGCCCATGCCCCCCCCGGGGGGCATACCCCCCCCTCTCGGACCCCCGCACCTGCAG AGGCCTCCATTCATGCCCCCCCCGATGGGCAGCATGCCTCCACCCCCCGGCATGATGTTCCCCCCCGGAATGCCTCCAGTGCCCGCCCCCggcacccccaccctcccgcccAACGAGGACCTCTGGGTGGAGAACAAGGCGCCCGAAGGAAAG GTGTACTACTACAACGCCCGCACGCGGGAGTCGGCCTGGAGCAAGCCGGAGGGCGTGAAGATCATCCAGCAGGCCGAAATTAACCCCCTCATGGTCACCCAATCGGCTGCTGCCACCTCATCTGCCAGCCTACCAGTGGCCAGCATTGTGTCAAGCCCCATTCCCACACAGGCTCCctctcctggccccgccctcggcccctcccccagcaccaccacTTCCCAGGCCCTGTCCCATCCCATCTCCA CCCCCGCAGCGGTGGAGATGGCTGCCATAGTAACCGCCCCCTCCAGCGCCGCGGTGACCCCGGTGCCGGCCGTCAGCATCCCCACGGTAACGGCCACGGCAACGGCGGTGCAGACGCTGCCGCAGACGCTCCCCCAGAGCCTCCCCGCCGGGCTGCCACACCCCATGCCGCAGGCCacgccctccctccccgcctTCCCGCCCGTCATGGTGCCGCCGTTCCGCGTGCCTTTACCTGGGATGCCCATTCCCCTGCCAG GTTTACTCCCCGGGATGGCCCCTCCCTTagttcccatgatgcaccacCCTCAGATGGCGATGGCGGCGGCCCCGGCGGCGCTCTCAgggctgtcactcacagagtGGTCCGAGTACAAGACGGCCGACGGGAAGGCGTACTTCTACAACACGCGCACGCAGGAGTCCACCTGGGACCGGCCCCAGCAGCTCCGCGAGagag aTAAGGAGGTGGAGAAGGCCAAGGAGTTGACTCTCTCCGAGGAGGAGGATCTGATGGAcatggaggaggcggagcccaAGGTGGAGCCTCCTAAGGAGGTGCGAGAG GAGCccaaggaggaggagatgacggaggaggagagggcggCCCAGAAGGCCAAACCCGTGGccaccacccccatccccgGCACCCCCTG gtgtgtggtgtggacCGGGGATGACCGTGTGTTCTTCTACAACCCCACCACCCGGCTCTCCATGTGGGACCGTCCCGAGGAGCTGGTGGGCCGGGCCGACGTGGACAAGAGCATCCAGGAGCCCCCCCACAAGAAGGGCTTGGAGGAGACGCGCAAGCTGGGtgagcccccccaccctctgcgGGGGCACCCTG GGATCAGCAAGGACGAACTGGAAGCAGCTGTAGAGGAAGCTCTGGAAGATGAGCCAATCAAAGCCAAGAAGAGAaa GAAGGAGGAGGTGCGAGAGGACTCTGAGAAGGAGGCGGCGATGGAGGTGGAGATGAAGGCGGCGAGGGAGCGGGCCGTGGTGCCGCTGGAGGCCCGGATGAAGCAGTTCAGAGACATGCTGCTGGAGAGAGGG gTCTCGGCCTTCTCCACCTGGGAGAAGGAGCTGCATAAGATCGTGTTTGATCCCCGATACCTGCTGCTGAACCCCAAGGAGAGGAAGCAG gtgtttGAGCAGTATGTGAAGACGcgggcagaggaagagagaaaagagaagaagaacaaACTGATGCAGTCGAAGGACGAGTTCAGAAAGATGATGGAGGAGGCCAGAATCGGCGCCAG GATGACCTTCAGCGAGTTTGCGTCGAAGCATGGCCGCGACTCGCGCTTCAAGGCCATCGAGAAGATGAAGGACCGGGAGGCCATCTTCATCGAGTTCATGACCGCGCTCcggaagaaggagaaggacgACTCCAAGAACCGCGGAGAGAAG gtgaagCTGGATTTCTTCGAGCTGCTGGCGGACCACCACGTGGACGGGCAGCTGCGCTGGAGCAAGGTGAAGGAGAGGCTGGAGGGAGACCACCGCTACAAGGCTGTGGAAGGTTCCGCTGCCAGGGAGGAGCTCTTCAAGCAGTTTGTGGAGAAACAGGCCAAG AAGCTGGACTctgagaaggagaaggagctggAGCGGCAGGCCCGGATCGAGGCCAGCctgagggagcgggagagggaggtgcAGAAGGCTCGCTCAGAGCAGACCAAGGAGATCGACCgcgagagagagcagcacaaaCGCGAGGAGGCCATCCAGCATTTCAGAGCCCTAATGTCCGACATG GTGCGCTCGTCGGACGCCTCGTGGTCGGACACGCGGAGGAACCTGCGGAAGGACCACCGCTGGGAGACTTCCTCGCTGCTGGAGCgcgaggagaaggagaagctcTTCAACGAGCACATCGAGGCGCTcgccaagaagaagaaggagcaCTTCCGCCAGCTGCTGGACGAGACCACCACA ATCACGCTCACAACATCCTGGAAGGAGGCGAAGAAGGCCATTAAGGAAGATCCTCGCTGCATTAAGTTCTCCAGCAGTGACCGG AAAAAGCAAAGGGAGTTCGAGGACTACATCAAAGACAAGTACATCACCGCCAAAGCAGACTTCCGGACGCTTCTAAAAGAGACGAAGTTCATCACGTACAG GTCCCGGAAGTTGATGCAGGAGTCGGACCAGCACCTGAGAGACGTGGAGAAGGTTCTGCAGAACGACAAGCGCTACCTGGTGCTGGAGTGTGTTCCAGAGGAGCGCCGCAAGCTCATCATGTCCTACATAGAGGACCTGGACCGCCGCgggccgccccccccacccaccgctTCCGAGCCCACCCGCCGCTCAACCAAGTAA